In Thermomonas paludicola, the following are encoded in one genomic region:
- the acpP gene encoding acyl carrier protein, whose amino-acid sequence MSSIEERVKKIVVEQLGVKEEDVTISASFVDDLGADSLDTVELVMALEEEFECEIPDEDAEKISTVQAAIDYIKAHVKA is encoded by the coding sequence ATGAGCAGCATCGAAGAGCGCGTCAAGAAGATCGTCGTCGAACAATTGGGCGTCAAGGAAGAAGACGTCACCATCAGTGCGTCGTTCGTGGACGACCTTGGCGCGGACTCGCTGGACACCGTGGAGCTGGTGATGGCGCTTGAAGAAGAATTCGAGTGCGAGATCCCGGACGAAGACGCCGAGAAGATCAGCACCGTGCAGGCCGCGATCGACTACATCAAGGCCCACGTCAAGGCCTGA
- the fabD gene encoding ACP S-malonyltransferase translates to MLAELAELHPSVKATFQEASDGAGADLWALSQGGPEDMLNRTEYTQPALLAAGVAVWRLWQAQGGVQPAVLAGHSLGEYTALVAAGALSLRDGAHLVRIRGQLMQDAAPAGTGAMAAVLGAEDVLVEAVCVEASGAQVVVPANYNSPGQIVIGGDAAAVDRALALLQERGVRKAVKLAVSVPSHTPLMREAGNRLADTMAGLDWRMPALPVVQNVDARVHDSLDAIRDALVRQLYLPVQWTRCVQALAGHGVARIGECGPGKVLAGLAKRIDKTLDARALGTPGEFAGAIEDWKNA, encoded by the coding sequence ATGCTGGCCGAACTGGCGGAGCTGCATCCGTCGGTCAAGGCGACCTTCCAGGAAGCCTCGGACGGCGCCGGCGCCGATTTGTGGGCGCTGTCGCAGGGCGGCCCCGAGGACATGCTGAATCGCACCGAATACACACAGCCCGCATTGCTGGCCGCCGGCGTGGCGGTCTGGCGGCTGTGGCAGGCGCAGGGGGGCGTGCAGCCGGCCGTGCTGGCGGGACACAGCCTTGGTGAATACACCGCACTGGTTGCGGCGGGCGCGTTGTCCTTGCGTGATGGCGCGCATCTGGTGCGCATCCGTGGTCAGCTGATGCAGGACGCGGCCCCGGCCGGCACTGGCGCGATGGCCGCCGTGCTCGGTGCGGAGGATGTGCTGGTGGAAGCCGTCTGCGTCGAGGCCTCGGGCGCGCAGGTGGTGGTGCCGGCCAATTACAACTCGCCCGGGCAGATCGTGATCGGCGGTGACGCCGCGGCGGTGGATCGCGCGCTGGCGCTGCTGCAGGAGCGGGGCGTGCGCAAGGCGGTCAAGCTGGCCGTCAGCGTGCCGTCGCACACGCCCTTGATGCGCGAAGCCGGCAATCGCCTGGCCGACACCATGGCCGGCCTGGACTGGCGCATGCCCGCGCTGCCGGTGGTGCAGAACGTGGATGCGCGGGTGCATGACAGCCTTGATGCCATTCGTGACGCACTGGTGCGCCAGCTGTATTTGCCGGTGCAGTGGACGCGCTGCGTGCAGGCATTGGCCGGGCATGGCGTCGCGCGCATCGGCGAATGCGGGCCGGGCAAGGTGCTGGCCGGGTTGGCCAAGCGCATCGACAAGACACTCGACGCACGCGCGTTGGGCACGCCCGGAGAGTTTGCCGGCGCCATTGAGGATTGGAAAAACGCATGA
- the fabF gene encoding beta-ketoacyl-ACP synthase II: protein MSKRRVVVTGMGIVSPLGHDLASNWDGIVNGRSGISMVEGFDASTYPTRIAGEVRDFDITRWVSPKDARKMDHFIHYGMAAALMARDDAGLEVNEANAERIGALVGAGIGGIWGIEETAIKLHEGGVRKISPFYIPSTIINMMPGQLSLATGIKGPTFSAVSACATANHSIGMAMRMIQYGDADVMFAGGAERGSSPTAMGGFCAMKAMSTRNDDPARASRPWDAGRDGFVLGDGAGILVLEEYEHAKARGARIYCELVGFGATSDAFHMTAPSENGEGPARCMAMAFRDAGINADEVGYLNAHGTSTPLGDLAETLAIKRALGEHAYKTMISSTKSMTGHLLGAAGGVEAIYSIKALETGIIPPTINLEHPGEGCDLDYVPNTAREAKVDVVVSNGFGFGGTNGTLVFKRI from the coding sequence ATGTCGAAGCGACGCGTTGTTGTGACCGGAATGGGCATCGTCTCGCCGCTGGGCCACGATTTGGCCAGCAACTGGGACGGCATCGTCAACGGCCGTTCCGGCATCAGCATGGTCGAGGGCTTCGATGCGTCCACGTATCCCACCCGCATCGCAGGCGAAGTGCGTGATTTCGACATCACCCGCTGGGTGAGCCCGAAGGACGCCAGGAAGATGGACCACTTCATCCACTACGGCATGGCCGCTGCGCTGATGGCCAGGGACGACGCCGGGTTGGAGGTGAACGAGGCCAACGCCGAGCGCATCGGCGCGCTGGTGGGCGCCGGCATCGGCGGCATCTGGGGCATCGAGGAAACCGCGATCAAGCTGCATGAAGGCGGGGTGCGCAAGATCAGCCCGTTCTACATCCCCAGCACCATCATCAACATGATGCCGGGCCAGCTGTCGCTGGCCACCGGGATCAAGGGCCCGACCTTTTCGGCCGTGTCCGCCTGCGCCACCGCCAACCATTCCATCGGCATGGCGATGCGCATGATCCAGTACGGCGATGCCGACGTGATGTTCGCCGGTGGCGCCGAGCGCGGCAGTTCGCCGACCGCGATGGGCGGCTTCTGCGCGATGAAGGCGATGAGCACCCGCAACGACGATCCCGCCCGCGCCTCGCGGCCGTGGGACGCCGGCCGCGACGGCTTCGTGCTGGGCGACGGCGCCGGCATCCTGGTGCTGGAGGAATACGAGCACGCCAAGGCGCGTGGCGCGCGCATCTACTGCGAGCTGGTCGGCTTCGGCGCCACCTCGGACGCCTTCCACATGACCGCGCCCAGCGAGAACGGCGAAGGCCCGGCGCGCTGCATGGCGATGGCGTTCCGCGATGCCGGCATCAATGCCGACGAGGTGGGCTATCTCAATGCGCACGGCACCAGCACCCCGCTGGGCGACCTGGCCGAGACGCTGGCGATCAAGCGTGCGTTGGGTGAGCACGCCTACAAGACGATGATCAGTTCCACCAAGTCGATGACCGGCCACCTGTTGGGTGCAGCGGGCGGGGTGGAGGCGATCTATTCGATCAAGGCGCTGGAAACCGGCATCATTCCGCCCACCATCAATCTGGAACATCCGGGCGAGGGCTGCGATCTGGATTACGTGCCGAACACCGCGCGTGAAGCGAAGGTGGACGTGGTGGTGTCCAACGGCTTCGGCTTTGGCGGCACCAATGGCACGCTGGTGTTCAAGCGGATCTGA
- the fabG gene encoding 3-oxoacyl-ACP reductase FabG — protein sequence MSNSAVLKDEVVLVTGASRGIGAAIADELAALGATVIGTATSDAGAQAIGARLAARGGHGRRLNVNEAGAIEALVDAVSSEFGPVSILVNNAGITRDNLLMRMKDEDWQAVLDTNLTSVYRASKAVLRGMMKARKGRIVNIASVIGVTGNAGQANYAAAKAGIIAFSKSLAKEIGSRGITVNVVAPGFIATDMTADLPDAARDALLGQIALGRLGAPADIARAVAFLVGPSAAYITGETLHVNGGMYMP from the coding sequence ATGTCGAATAGTGCGGTTTTGAAGGACGAAGTGGTGCTGGTCACCGGCGCCTCGCGCGGGATCGGCGCGGCGATTGCCGATGAGTTGGCTGCGCTGGGCGCAACAGTCATCGGCACCGCGACCTCGGATGCCGGCGCGCAGGCGATCGGCGCGCGTTTGGCTGCCAGGGGCGGGCACGGGCGCCGCTTGAACGTGAACGAGGCCGGCGCCATCGAGGCGCTGGTGGACGCGGTGTCCAGCGAGTTCGGCCCGGTGTCCATCCTGGTCAACAACGCCGGCATCACCCGCGACAACCTGCTGATGCGGATGAAGGACGAGGACTGGCAGGCCGTCCTCGACACCAACCTGACTTCCGTTTATCGCGCCTCGAAGGCGGTGCTGCGCGGCATGATGAAGGCGCGCAAGGGTCGCATCGTCAACATCGCCTCGGTGATCGGCGTGACCGGCAACGCCGGCCAGGCCAACTATGCCGCGGCCAAGGCCGGCATCATCGCGTTCAGCAAGTCGCTGGCGAAGGAAATCGGTTCGCGCGGGATCACCGTCAATGTGGTCGCGCCAGGCTTCATCGCCACCGACATGACCGCCGATTTGCCGGACGCCGCGCGCGATGCGTTGCTGGGGCAGATCGCGCTGGGCCGCCTCGGCGCGCCTGCCGACATTGCCCGCGCGGTGGCGTTCTTGGTCGGCCCGTCGGCGGCCTACATCACCGGCGAGACCCTGCACGTCAACGGCGGCATGTACATGCCTTGA